The window GTGGCACCGGCGGCGAAGATCTTGCCGATCGGCGCGTTGCTGAAGTACGCGTTGGTCGCGGCGGTCACGGCCGGGTCGCTCAGCGCGGCCGGCTGCGAGGGCAGGTTGCCCAGCTTCTTGAAGACCTCGATCTGGCTCTGCGCGCTGGTCAGGTACTTGGCCAGCTCGGCCGCCGCCTTCTGGTGCTTGCTCGACTTCGGTACGGCGAGGAAGCTGCCGCCCCAGTTGCCGCCGTTGCCGGGCGCCTTGGCGACGTCCCACTTGCCGGCCGCCGCGTCACCGGCCTGGCCCTTGATCACACCGGTCATCCAGGCCGGGCAGGCGATGGTGGCGAAGGTGCCGTTCTTGAAGCCGGCGTTCCACTCGTTGGAGAACGACTGGAGGTTGTTGGAGAGCTTCGCCTCGATCATCTTGGTGGTCAGGTTGAACGCCGTCTTGACGTCCGGGTTGCTCTCCAGCACCAGCTTGTTGCTCTTGTCGTAGTACGTGTAGCCGGTGCCGGCGCCCGCCGTCTGGCTCAGTACGACGTTGAAGAAGTTGGTCGCCGAGTCGACGAACTTGTTCTTCTGGTCGGCGGCGGCGAACTTGGCGCCCTGCTCGATGAACGCGTCCCAGGTCGGCCAGAGCTTGCCGACCTCTTCGCGGTCGGTCGGGAGGTTGGCGGCCTTGAACAGGTCGGTGCGGTAGCAGATCGCCATCGAGCCGATGTCGGTGCCGAGGCCGAGGACCTTGCCGTCGGGGGTGGTGCCCTGCTCCCACTTCCACGGCAGGTAGTTGGCCTTGAGGTCGTTCGCGCCCTCGTCGGCCAGGTTCACGAACTTGTCGGCCTGCGCGTAGAACTGCACGATCGTGCCCTCTTCGAGGGCGACGACGTCACCGGCGCCGGAGCCGGCGGTGATCTGCTGGGTGAGCCGGGTGTTGTAGTCACCCAGGCCGAGGCCCTTGCCGCGTTCCTGGATCGTGACGTTCGGGTGGTCCTTCTTGTACGCGTCGTACAGGCCCTCGTACCCGAAACCCTGGTCGCCGAAGACGTCGACGATCAGGGTGATGGGCGCGTTGGGATCGGCCGGCTCGCTTGACGAGTCGTCGCCACAGGCCGTCGTGGCGAACACGGCGACGGACGCGATCGCGATTGCCGCGAACCGCCGACGGCGGGACGTGACGCTCATCCTGACCCCTCTCAGGTCGCATGTATGTGTGGTGGGGGGCGCGGTGGTACGGGTTGGGGACGGCTACCCGGACGAAGATCGTGGATCGATGCTGTGGCGCGAGCCACACGGGCCGGGAGCGCTCCCATGAGATTGCCGGGGGGTTTCCAGGGTGTCAATACCCCGATGGGAGCGTTCCCATTTCGTTACCGCCGCCGCCCAAGGTCACCAAGAGCGAAGAAGGTGTTACGGAGCCGCCGGGGCGTTCAGCAGAGCCGGCGGGTCAACGTGGTCGCCCGGTCGGCAGCGAACGCCTCCGCGTCGAAGGACCGGCCGATCCACTCCCGCATCGACTCGTGGTCCGGATGATCGGGATCGGCCAGCGCGACCAGGAAGGTCCGGTACCCGAACGCGCCACCCACGTCCTCCGGCGGGCAGGCACGGGCACCGCTCACACAGATCGGGTACCGCTCCCCCGGATCGGCACCGAACGCGTCCTCGACCGTGACGTCGTGCTCCCACCAGTCACCGAAGTCGTACGTGTAGCGGAACCTGCTCCCCTTGCCGACCACCGCGTCCAGCCGGGTGTCCAGCTCGTCGCGCAGGGTCAGCTCACCCTCCGGGTCGGGCTCGCCGTACTGGAGACCGTCGATCTCGAACGAGTGCAGGTGGCAGTCCTGCCAACCCATCACGTGCTGGAGGACGCGGTGCAGCCGGTCCAGGGTGTAACCACCTGGCACCAGCACCCGCCGCCACACCACGGGCGTGACATCGGAAAGCGAGACCTTCAGTTGGAAGATCTGCCGTTGCGGGCTCGACAGTTCGCGCACCATCAATCAATACCATGCAGGTCAGCGGCATAGCGCAGACTCAACGGAATAGCCCAAAATCTATCTATCGCGGCGCAGAACTTTCACGGCGGGCGAGGCAGCGGACGGTCACACCAGCCGAGCAACCGCTCGGTGAGCTGCCGGGTGCTCGACTCGCCGAGGTCGGCGCTCGCGTCGGCCAGATAACGCACCAGGTGCCGGCGCATCCGTACGGCGTCGCACTGGAACAGCACCTTGAGCTGCCGCTTGCGGGTCAGGCACGGCCACGGACTCCCGCAGGCCCGACACAGCCAGGTCGGCCTGGTCGGGGCATGGATCACCGCGTCGGCCACGGCCAGCCCCGTTGGTTGCGCCGGTCGCCGGTCGCCGCCCCTTCCGCCGTACGCCGATCAGCCGGCACCTCGCGCGGACAGCGACCGTGCCGGGACTGCCATTCGCGCAGCGCCGCCCGGTGATGCTCGGCCTCGTCGTGGGCCGCGGCCAGTTCCCGGTAGAGCGCGGAGAGTTCCCGCTCGACCCGCCACAGGAAGCCCCGCACCTCGGCCGGCGCGTAACCCCGTCGACCGATCCGGGTCCACCCGAAGCAGATCCCCCGGACGTCCCCCGGGACCAGGCGCCCCCGGCCGCCCCGGTAGACGCCATTCCGACCCGCGTTTCGATCCATCCGGCCCCCTCTCGGCTCTGCGATCCGACTCATTCCAGGTGGCCCAGGCGCAGGCAGACGAGGCAGCGCAGTCCCGAGCCGCAGACCGTGCACCAGCAACGCGACTTCCGATAGGTCACCAGCCCGGCAACGAAGCCGAGCAACACCGCCCCCACCACCACGAATCCCACCTGATACATCGACACGACATCCCCCTCGTCTGATCGAAGTCGCCAAGGCCGATCGAAAGTCATCGTGCCAAAGCAAATCCGGGAAGTCGAGACTTCCATGGAAGATTGGTTTGTGAGACTCTTCGGCCCGAGCTTGTACTTGGAGGATCGGGAGGCGAGACTGACCATGACCGCTCATTGGGAGGTACACGTGGCGAGGGCAAGCGGCCCCACC of the Micromonospora sp. NBC_01796 genome contains:
- a CDS encoding cell division protein DivIVA encodes the protein MDRNAGRNGVYRGGRGRLVPGDVRGICFGWTRIGRRGYAPAEVRGFLWRVERELSALYRELAAAHDEAEHHRAALREWQSRHGRCPREVPADRRTAEGAATGDRRNQRGWPWPTR
- a CDS encoding plasmid pRiA4b ORF-3 family protein, whose amino-acid sequence is MVRELSSPQRQIFQLKVSLSDVTPVVWRRVLVPGGYTLDRLHRVLQHVMGWQDCHLHSFEIDGLQYGEPDPEGELTLRDELDTRLDAVVGKGSRFRYTYDFGDWWEHDVTVEDAFGADPGERYPICVSGARACPPEDVGGAFGYRTFLVALADPDHPDHESMREWIGRSFDAEAFAADRATTLTRRLC
- a CDS encoding ABC transporter substrate-binding protein — translated: MSVTSRRRRFAAIAIASVAVFATTACGDDSSSEPADPNAPITLIVDVFGDQGFGYEGLYDAYKKDHPNVTIQERGKGLGLGDYNTRLTQQITAGSGAGDVVALEEGTIVQFYAQADKFVNLADEGANDLKANYLPWKWEQGTTPDGKVLGLGTDIGSMAICYRTDLFKAANLPTDREEVGKLWPTWDAFIEQGAKFAAADQKNKFVDSATNFFNVVLSQTAGAGTGYTYYDKSNKLVLESNPDVKTAFNLTTKMIEAKLSNNLQSFSNEWNAGFKNGTFATIACPAWMTGVIKGQAGDAAAGKWDVAKAPGNGGNWGGSFLAVPKSSKHQKAAAELAKYLTSAQSQIEVFKKLGNLPSQPAALSDPAVTAATNAYFSNAPIGKIFAAGATELKPVYLGPKNQAVRTAVENALRAVEQGQAADAAWKDALKNGAAAGK
- a CDS encoding flavin reductase codes for the protein MADAVIHAPTRPTWLCRACGSPWPCLTRKRQLKVLFQCDAVRMRRHLVRYLADASADLGESSTRQLTERLLGWCDRPLPRPP